One genomic segment of Helianthus annuus cultivar XRQ/B chromosome 14, HanXRQr2.0-SUNRISE, whole genome shotgun sequence includes these proteins:
- the LOC110908004 gene encoding uncharacterized protein LOC110908004 isoform X1 gives MESPSTDNKPNCKCSEGWKCTVTKTEPSQTGKPFAKCGGSGCTCVTETALVQQPLEISAAAKAFCECGEGWSCVVSKTEGPDAGTKYFECGEGCICVVDESNNVKVVCA, from the exons ATGGAGTCTCCAAG CACCGATAACAAGCCAAACTGCAAGTGCTCAGAAGGATGGAAATGCACCGTCACCAAAACTGAGCCATCCCAGACTGGCAAACCATTCGCAAAATGTGGCGGCAGCGGTTGCACCTGTGTCAC TGAGACAGCTTTGGTGCAACAGCCATTGGAGATCTCTGCAGCAGCCAAAGCATTCTGTGAGTGTGGTGAAGGTTGGTCTTGTGTTGTATCCAAAACCGAGGGCCCCGATGCTGGCACGAAATACTTTGAGTGCGGTGAAGGTTGCATCTGTGTCGTAGATGAATCAAACAATGTGAAGGTTGTATGCGCCTGA
- the LOC110908004 gene encoding uncharacterized protein LOC110908004 isoform X2, producing MESPSTDNKPNCKCSEGWKCTVTKTEPSQTGKPFAKCGGSGCTCVTYICSLSYVRQLWCNSHWRSLQQPKHSVSVVKVGLVLYPKPRAPMLARNTLSAVKVASVS from the exons ATGGAGTCTCCAAG CACCGATAACAAGCCAAACTGCAAGTGCTCAGAAGGATGGAAATGCACCGTCACCAAAACTGAGCCATCCCAGACTGGCAAACCATTCGCAAAATGTGGCGGCAGCGGTTGCACCTGTGTCACGTATATATGTTCTCTTTCTTATG TGAGACAGCTTTGGTGCAACAGCCATTGGAGATCTCTGCAGCAGCCAAAGCATTCTGTGAGTGTGGTGAAGGTTGGTCTTGTGTTGTATCCAAAACCGAGGGCCCCGATGCTGGCACGAAATACTTTGAGTGCGGTGAAGGTTGCATCTGTGTCGTAG